The sequence below is a genomic window from Nostoc flagelliforme CCNUN1.
GAGTACTGGCTAAAAGTTTGCCGTTGCGGTCAAAGATATTGCCTCGTTCTGGTTGTTTGGGGATCATCCGAATTCGATTTGACTCGGCTCGTTTGCGATGGTTTGCTCCTTCAGTAATTTGCAAATATGCCAAACGAACGCTGATTCCGGTAACCATCAATAGAGTAAATATAATTAAAAATATCGGCTGGAAACTCTGTCCAACTGTACGTGTATTTTTTTGTCCGCCAAGTGGAGATGCTTTAAATATGGTCATAAGACAAAGATGATTTCAAAATTAAGATTATCTGTAAATAACTCTGTTAAATTCTTAGCAGGTATTTAACGGCAAACTAATTAGCAATGATTAATTGTTTTCAATTGATACCATAAACTCATATCTTGCATTGCGTCACGCAAAGGCTTTTTTAATTTTGAACTTTGCACACTAGTGCAGGCTGGCAAAAATAACTAACCAGTGTTAGAAGTAGTATCAAGCACTGATAAGCTCAAAGAATCAAAACAAAAGGGAGAGGGGAGAAATGCCTCAACCAGTTGCGATCGCCATCAGATTAACCGAACAACAAAAACGGTTGTTAGAACAAATAACTCGCGCCCGTACAAATCCGTATCGGTTAGTGCAAAGGGCACAGCTAAGGATAGTGGGCAGCTTGGGGAATGACGAATACGGAAATTGCGTCATCATTACGATTAACACGGGGACAGGTGCGATTATGGCGAACAAGATGGCAAAATGCAGCTCAAGAATGGGAGCAAGTCAAATCAGAAGATATCGAGGATGAAACGTTGTTCACACAGATCATCTCGATACTTAAAGATGAGCCACGACGTGGGAATCCAGGAAAATTTAGTCTGGAAGAAATCGTTCAAATTATTGCAGTTGCGTGTGAAATACCAGCAACTTCGGAGCGTCCAGTCAGCCACTGGACGCCCAAAGAGCTTGCAGACGAAGTGGTCAAGCGCAAAATAGTATCAGAGATTTCGCCCCGAAGCGTAGGTCGTTTTTTAAAATCAAGCAATGTTGCAACCACATCGAAGTCGTTACTGGTTAAACGCAAATCCACCAGATCCAAAAGTATTTAAACAAGAGGTTCAGCAGGTTTGTCATTTATATCAAAAAGCAGAAGAACTAAAACTTGAGAGTGTACATGTTGTCAGTACGGATGAGATGACAGGTATTCAAGCACTCGAACGAGCATATCCCACCCAGGAAATGGAACTTGGCAAAATTGAATACCAAGAATTTGAGTACATTCGGCATGGAACCCTTTCTTTAATTGCCTCTTGGGGCGTAGCTGAAGGACTTGTACTAAATGCCTCTGTTAAAGAAACACGCAACGAAGATGATTTCGCTAATCATATTGCTCAAATAATCGCTACCAATCCAAACGATGGATGGATTTTTGTTACCGATCAACTCAATACTCATAAGTCTGAGTCTTTAGTTCGACAAGTTGCAACTAACTGCGGTATAGACATTGATTTAGGTATTAAAGGTAAATCTGGTATTCTCCATTCGATGGAGTCTCGTGCAGCATTTTTAACTGATACAAGTCATCGAATTCGTTTTGTTTACACTCCAAAGCATAGTTCTTGGCTCAATCAGATTGAGTGTTGGTTTAGTATTTTGGTACGTCGTTTACTTCGACGTGGTAACTTTATTTCTACTCACGACCTCAAACAACAAATTTTGAATTTTATTGATTACTTTAATTGCACTTTGGCAAAGCCATTTGTTTGGAAGTTTTTAGGCTATCCTGATTCTGCTTAGACTGGTCAGTTATTTTTGCCTGCATGCACTAGTTTCTTAAGAACTGGGCAGTAGTATTCAGCAATTTTCTTAGCGATCGCATCTGGTCGGGAAATTTTATCTAGATTGCAAAGTAAAATCACGGTAATTTTGTCATCAAGAAAGCGGGTAATGTTACTTGCGAATCCTAAAATTGAACCATTATGACCAACTACTCGGCGATCGCCATAATTGAATACCCACCAACCTAAACCTGCAACATATCTCAACTTTTCCCAATCATCCCCCTGATTTGAAAAATGAGGAGTCCACATCAAATCAAGGGTTGATTGCTTTAGTAAAGTTTCACCACAAAGCGCCTGTTCCCACTTCACCATATCTTCTACACTGGAAAGTTGACCTCCAGCAGAATAGGTAACAGAAGGACTGTAGTAAGGTTTATTAACGAGTTTGCTGTTTGGCAACCGATAGCCAGCAGCCCGGTGTGGCACTATGTTTTTGGGATCATTCATCAGGGTTGCGTTCATTCCCAAAGGAGCAAAAATTCGCTCTTGCAACAAATCTCCATAAAATTGTCCAGTTACCTTTTCTAGGATCAAACCCAGTAGATAGTAGCCTGTGTTGTCATAGGCGCTAAACTCACCCGGTTGGAACTTGAGGGGTAGGTGAGTAACTAGAGCCAAAATTTCAGATTTCGATAAATTAAGATGGGTAATTTCCCAGTAGTTGGGGGCATCGGTATAGCTAGGAATTCCAGACTGATGAGACAGAATATGCCCGATTGTGACATTTTGCCATGTTAGGGGTAGATGATCGAGATAATCTGCGATCGCATCTTCTAGCGAAATTATCCCTTGTTCCACCAGCATCATTATGGCTGTAGCGGTGAAAGTTTTACCGACAGACGCAATTTCATAAACTGTATGTTCGGTAGCTGAAACAGAGTGTTCAACATTCGCCAGTCCATATCCCTTAACTAAAACAGGTTCACCTTCCTGCACCACTGCAACAGAAAGTCCAGGAATCTGATTTTGAGTCATTATGGCTCGAATATAGTCGTCAATCATAATATTGACCTGATTTTTGTTTGGAGAAGATATTCGGGTCAAAGGTGGGGTAAGATACCAGTGCTAAAACAGCACCGTTATTCGGATCAAGTGCTGCGATCGCGCCTCGATAATTTCCCAAAGCTTTTTCTGCTGCCTTTTGCACATTCAAATCTATGGTCAGGTGCAAATCGTTACCAGCTTTTGCCTGTTTCTCCCCCAAAACCCGGATTGGTCTACCTGCACCATCTACTTCCACCTGCTGACCGCCCCATTCGCCCCGTAAAGTTTAAGAATCATCCGAATTCGGTTTGCTTCGGCTCGTTCCCGAAGTTTTGGCCCTTCAACAATTTGCAAATATGCCAAACGAGCCTCAATACCAGCAGTCATTAATAGGGTAAATACGATTAAAAATATTGATTGGAAACCACGTCCAACTGTACGTGTATCTTTTTTGCTGCCAATTGATGGGAATAAAGACATAAGACAAATAATAATGATTTCAATAGGGGTATTATCTGTATACAATTACCCTAAAATCATGCCCATTACTGGGTATAAAAGAATCGGGCGAGTATATTCTTGAACAATTGTTTTTGGCGGATACAATAAACCAAAGTGTCAAATATAGTCTGCCCAAAAGACTACTGACAAAATCACGTAATATCACGGCATTCTACTGAGGATTATGGCTCAAATTGTCATGCAGAATCAAAGGGGGATAACAACTTTTCAGCCACTTGATGTTGAACTGCGTAATGTATTCAAGTTTTTTAACCAAGAACCAGCAGTACACGGAATAGATTTGGATGTCAGACAGGGAGAATTTTTTAGTATTTTAGGCCCCTCCGGTTGTGGTAAAACAACAACACTGCGCTTAATTGCTGGGTTTGAAATCGCTGACGCTGGCAAGGTGTTGATTCAGGGTAAATCTATGACTAATGTGCCCCCTTACCGCCGACCCGTCAATACCGTATTCCAAAGTTACGCTTTGTTTAACCACCTGAATGTCTGGAATAACATCGCCTTTGGACTGCGGTTAAAAAAAATCCCCAAATCGCAAATTGAAGCTAGAGTCGAAGAAGCTTTAAGAAGAGTGAAAATGGAAAGTTTGCGATCGCGCTTTCCCAATCAACTTTCTGGTGGTCAACAGCAGCGAGTCGCCTTAGCAAGGGCCCTAGTCAATCACCCCACCGTCGTATTACTCGATGAACCTTTAGGGGCGTTAGATTTAAAACTACGTAAAGAAATGCAGGTTGAGTTATCAAATTTACACAAAGACTTGGGAGTAACCTTTGTGATGGTGACACACGACCAAGAAGAAGCATTATCTTTGAGCGATCGCATTGCCGTGATGAACCAAGGCAAAATTGAACAAGTTGGCACTCCCAGCCAAATTTACGAACGTCCTTGCACATCCTTTGTTGCTGATTTTATTGGCGATACTAATTTATTCAGTGGTGAAATCGTAGCGGTAGACTCCTCTAATATTAAAATTTCCACAAAAACGGGACTCTCAATTGTCATTAGCCGCGCTGAAGATACACCATCTGAATTATCACAAGCGGTGGTAGTAAGTGTGCGACCTGAAAAAATACAGCTTTCGCTTTATCCACCCAATTTGCCAACTAACAGCTTTGAAGGACGGCTTATCAATGTTATGTATTTGGGCACACATGTTAATTATGTTGTGGAATTAATAAATGGCATTAGCATAAATGTGTTGCAACCCAATACTTTTGGCGTTTTAGCAGACCGCGACACACCGATCTACGCTTGGTGGGCAGAAAATGATTGTTTAGCTATTAGTCAATAGTTATAAGAATCTGCCTTATATAAGATTCAATAATGGAATAAGACCTTAACCTAAGAGGCAGGGGAGCAGGAGGAAGGGATCAGAGGTAAATATACTGTAATTCATCTGTCACAAGGGTTTCAACAGCCCTAAATTTATTTATGCCCAAAAGTAAAAATATTTGTTTCGAGATGTGTAACACGAGAAATAATACGTCCAAACTTTCAGCATCCCTAAATTTATGTATGAGAATTTCCCCCCAAGCTTTGAGTTCCCTGCCCCTTTTCCTCTTGTTGACCCTGTACTAGGAATATTAACCCATGTCAATTTTGAAAAGAGTTCCTTGGGTGTCCCTAGCGCTAGTAATGCTTAGTTACAGTAGTTTGGGCTGGGTAATATCTGAAACACGCGCTCCTCTGTTTGTGTGGCTGGCGACTGTGGTTGCTATCTTGCTTTTAATAGTAACGTTGACCATTCCTTGGCTAAAAATGACATATTATTTGAATGTTTTGCTTAAATCAAATACTAGGTCTTTCGGCGTTGCCGTCTTAGGCGCTTTCTTATTCTTTATTATGATTGCTTGGTTTCGGGTATTTCTTGATACTTTGCTGATCATTTCGGCAACTATATTAGTCAGGATAGACTTTCAAATGGCAGGTCTTAGGGAAGGGCTAGCCTTTTGGACTGCCTCTACCTTTTCATTAGCAGGTTTGGCCTTGGGTGCGCTAATCCACAAGTTAATATATTCCCAAATTTCGCTAACGTTTTGAAGTATAGCCAAAAAAACTAGCGATGCCTGCGGTGGTCACTGAGCGGCTGGTGAGCGGTGTTGAACCATGCCGTACCACTTCCCTACGGGACGCTACGCGAGCGTGGAAGCAAGCTACGCGCAGCGTCTCGTAGAGAAGTGCGGGCTGCACCAAGGCTTGAGAACCAGTATTGCTTACCCACAACTTGCTTTTTGGCTCAGGTTCCCAACTTCTTAAAAAAGTCGGGAATCTTGTTCTTCAATACTTGGTTTCAAAATGCAGGCTGTTCAAAAAGCAGTAGAGAGAGGAAAAAATCCATGACAAAAATTGATACCCAACTAGTAACCACTGCTTTTGTTGCCGATTCTCCTACTTCCTTTGCTCCCCCCTTAGTAGTTAATCCCCAACTACAGCCAATTACAGCAACCAGCACACCAAAAATAAACCCTTTTAGCAAAATAATAAACAAATCTGATGGTTCTAAAAAATTTCTGACTGATTCTAAAAATGTTTCGGGAAGAATTTTGTAAAAATATGATGCGGCAAAAACTCCGCCGAAGATGCCCATAACTAAAGCCAAAATCGTCATTAAAGGCACCATTAAACTACAAGCAATTACTCTAGGAACTACTAGATAATCAATTGGATCAGTTTTAAGCATATAAAGTGCATCAATTTGCTCTGTGACTTGCATTGCACCTATTTCTGATGCAAAAGCAGAGCCTACTTGTCCCGCCATAATACTAGCGGTCAAAATTGGAGCCAATTCTCTACAAAAAGCTAAGGCAAAAGCACCTCCCACAGCATTTACAGCTCCAAATCGGACTAATTCCCTCGCCGTTTGAATAGTAAAAATCATCCCTGCAAAACCACTGACAAGGAGAACTGGAGAGATAGAACCTGGCCCAGCAGTCATCAGATGTTGCAGAATCTTGCGATAGTAAGTTTTTCCTTGCAGTATCAAACTAAAAAATATCCTGATCTGTTTTTTAATTCTTCTCAGTGGAAAACACGCGCC
It includes:
- a CDS encoding transposase, with translation MLQPHRSRYWLNANPPDPKVFKQEVQQVCHLYQKAEELKLESVHVVSTDEMTGIQALERAYPTQEMELGKIEYQEFEYIRHGTLSLIASWGVAEGLVLNASVKETRNEDDFANHIAQIIATNPNDGWIFVTDQLNTHKSESLVRQVATNCGIDIDLGIKGKSGILHSMESRAAFLTDTSHRIRFVYTPKHSSWLNQIECWFSILVRRLLRRGNFISTHDLKQQILNFIDYFNCTLAKPFVWKFLGYPDSA
- a CDS encoding serine hydrolase domain-containing protein, producing the protein MIDDYIRAIMTQNQIPGLSVAVVQEGEPVLVKGYGLANVEHSVSATEHTVYEIASVGKTFTATAIMMLVEQGIISLEDAIADYLDHLPLTWQNVTIGHILSHQSGIPSYTDAPNYWEITHLNLSKSEILALVTHLPLKFQPGEFSAYDNTGYYLLGLILEKVTGQFYGDLLQERIFAPLGMNATLMNDPKNIVPHRAAGYRLPNSKLVNKPYYSPSVTYSAGGQLSSVEDMVKWEQALCGETLLKQSTLDLMWTPHFSNQGDDWEKLRYVAGLGWWVFNYGDRRVVGHNGSILGFASNITRFLDDKITVILLCNLDKISRPDAIAKKIAEYYCPVLKKLVHAGKNN
- a CDS encoding helix-turn-helix domain-containing protein, with translation MTNTEIASSLRLTRGQVRLWRTRWQNAAQEWEQVKSEDIEDETLFTQIISILKDEPRRGNPGKFSLEEIVQIIAVACEIPATSERPVSHWTPKELADEVVKRKIVSEISPRSVGRFLKSSNVATTSKSLLVKRKSTRSKSI
- a CDS encoding ABC transporter ATP-binding protein, translating into MAQIVMQNQRGITTFQPLDVELRNVFKFFNQEPAVHGIDLDVRQGEFFSILGPSGCGKTTTLRLIAGFEIADAGKVLIQGKSMTNVPPYRRPVNTVFQSYALFNHLNVWNNIAFGLRLKKIPKSQIEARVEEALRRVKMESLRSRFPNQLSGGQQQRVALARALVNHPTVVLLDEPLGALDLKLRKEMQVELSNLHKDLGVTFVMVTHDQEEALSLSDRIAVMNQGKIEQVGTPSQIYERPCTSFVADFIGDTNLFSGEIVAVDSSNIKISTKTGLSIVISRAEDTPSELSQAVVVSVRPEKIQLSLYPPNLPTNSFEGRLINVMYLGTHVNYVVELINGISINVLQPNTFGVLADRDTPIYAWWAENDCLAISQ
- a CDS encoding MlaE family ABC transporter permease, whose protein sequence is MRRIKKQIRIFFSLILQGKTYYRKILQHLMTAGPGSISPVLLVSGFAGMIFTIQTARELVRFGAVNAVGGAFALAFCRELAPILTASIMAGQVGSAFASEIGAMQVTEQIDALYMLKTDPIDYLVVPRVIACSLMVPLMTILALVMGIFGGVFAASYFYKILPETFLESVRNFLEPSDLFIILLKGFIFGVLVAVIGCSWGLTTKGGAKEVGESATKAVVTSWVSIFVMDFFLSLLLFEQPAF